The following are from one region of the Salvia splendens isolate huo1 chromosome 2, SspV2, whole genome shotgun sequence genome:
- the LOC121770641 gene encoding uncharacterized protein LOC121770641: MMKKRLSKRMSIAPIDSPTINALEMQANRSSAANTPSTATPAVGALKTSVHVTALDGIVNVNSLFTMAIFIGFSLTIPANASAGSHPECTTSGETVRRLIVFEVTSFSFFLFSSLLAQSLKLAINLVNNMDANDPHKADIDPDYLRYGLFGSAVGSVLGCTFLMLSIVDFIRVKLGSYSCGGEPVYAVVTLVVFVGAGLIVYISTAVYASFFVQVTTRNSEKPQD; the protein is encoded by the exons ATGATGAAAAAGCGTCTATCCAAGCGTATGTCAATTGCTCCCATAGACTCTCCCACTATTAATGC ATTAGAAATGCAAGCCAATAGATCCTCCGCTGCCAACACCCCAAGCACCGCGACCCCGGCCGTGGGCGCACTAAAGACGAGCGTGCACGTGACAGCGCTAGACGGCATAGTGAACGTGAACTCCCTCTTCACGATGGCGATCTTCATCGGTTTCTCCCTCACGATCCCGGCCAACGCGTCGGCCGGGTCCCACCCCGAGTGCACGACGAGCGGGGAGACCGTGAGGCGCCTGATCGTGTTCGAAGTGACGTCGTTcagcttcttcctcttctcgTCGCTCTTAGCGCAGAGCCTGAAGCTGGCCATCAACCTCGTCAATAACATGGACGCCAACGACCCGCACAAGGCCGACATCGACCCCGACTACCTCAGGTACGGCCTCTTCGGGTCCGCGGTCGGGTCTGTTCTCGGCTGCACCTTCCTCATGCTCTCCATCGTCGACTTTATCCGGGTCAAGCTGGGGAGCTATTCGTGTGGCGGGGAGCCGGTTTACGCGGTCGTCACGTTGGTCGTTTTCGTCGGGGCTGGACTTATTGTGTACATCTCCACGGCTGTCTACGCCTCCTTCTTTGTGCAGGTCACAACCAGGAATAGTGAGAAGCCGCAGGACTAG